In the genome of Lactuca sativa cultivar Salinas chromosome 3, Lsat_Salinas_v11, whole genome shotgun sequence, the window AAATCCAGGTTGGGTCTTGCAAGACATGTACGTCGTACTTATGCCATGGTTCATGGTTCACTTGTACCAAGTAAGATGAAATTCTTGCCTTTATATAGAgatcatgttatgtgatagtctTTTACATATGATTCATAACCATTTTTCCCTTGTTATATCTTTCCTTGGATTCCCTTCAAAATTAGGAACAAATActtgagaaatgttttgacattGATATTGACTTGGGAAGCGGCACTAGAAGAATGTTGCCTTGCATTATTTTGAAACTGTTGACTTGTGATTAATGTGTTTAACGTTATATAGAAAAATAAAACTTTGATATGTTTTTCCGTAACTATTAAATCTATAAAACTATTTTGATGTCGAAAACCTTTTAGGGGTTTCACTTTGGATTTGAATTGTTGAGTATTTTTAATACCCTTAAGAGTTGATCCTAGTAATTCTTACTAGGTTTTCCAAGTCAaacctatattttttttttttgacatataTTGAAATTGGAAAATTTTAGTTGAATATCAAAGATCGAGCTAGCTTTTGGATATTCGTAAAATGTTGTAATTTATGACTAAAATAAATGTAAGGATGTTTACTTTACATTTATCTTTGATTATTTTGTTACACCTACATATGCCTAGAACGTACACCCCAATACTATCATCTTTATAAGATTTGATGTATTATTTTGATTTTATACTTTGGTCATGCATTATTGAAATTAGTAAGAAAAGCAAAGGATTTTTAGAATCGTTCATGACGcatcatttttcttttagttgaTGTTAGAAATTATGGTTTATTTTTTCTATCAAATGGCAAATTAGTTTACATACCATATATCAAAACGAATTCATTTTACAACATAATGACGGTAGAACTCCTATTTTACCATTCAACCAAAGTCCTTTTGATAGAGTTTGAATTTCTAACAATCGTAAAGTAGTTTGGAAGATGATGCTGACCTTGTGTGATATGTCAATTTAAGGGCACATGCTTTTGCAATTTAGGGGCCATATTGTTCAATTACATTCTTAGATAATGGACAAAATTGTCACTCTTTATATTCTTTATGTTAAAGAAGACTTGTATTAATACAAACATTTCAAATTAGAAAGTaaaccttcatatatatatatatatatatatatatatatatatatatatatatatatatatatatatatatatatatatatatatatatatatatatatcacgagGTAGATGAAATTCGATCTCTTGAGGATGTTCATATATCCCATATGAATTGGCCACGGGTAATTTAAGTATTTATTACGATCTTCCGTTAAATATGTGTTATAACGTTAAACTTCATCGAAATTGAAGTAAAATTAGCAAGAGTATGAAATCTTTTTGCATTGCCCATAACTTAAACAGTTAGTTCCAATTGATTCAGGATTAAAGTTAggcaattaataatttaattaatccaTAGTTCCAATTTAATTAAGATTAAAATTAATTTGGCAATCAATATTTTATTCCCTAAATATTATTTAGAACAAAACATAGATATTGGCATGCATGACACTGATGTAACTCCTTTTCAGATTTTCTCTTCCCAAAAGTTTTGGCATTGCATGTGTGTGTGGAGAAATGCAAATTTGAAGACATCCATACATATAAACcaaataatacaaaataaaagggAATTTATGCTTTACTATTTGTCTTTCTCTTTGGCTTCTTTCATTGACTTTTTTATTCGATGTTTGTTATTTAATCATGATCTTTTTCAAAAAAGAAACTAAACTTTATGATACAATGATTTAGGACAAAAATGTTATAAATACATAAGTTTATTACGTTGTATTTATATTCCACGATGTGTTGGTATCAATCAACTATCTTACagattatagtttttttttacaaTTCTAACGATGGTTGAAAATGCCAATCagtaattattattatatattttcatAACTAAAATAATTCATCATACTCCAACTCACATCACTCGGTTGATCTTTGTAAGATCATCTAACAAGGTCAACTACTCTTATACATGAAACTAATAGCAAATTCTACTGTGCAcccgggagagagagagagagagagagagagagagagagagagagagagagagagagagagagagagagagagagagagagagagagagagagagagagagagagagagagagagagagagagagagagagagagagagagagagatggcatTATGGTGATTTTACATAGCAAGAAAGGGTAGCTTGGTAAAAACACATTTCGCTATTTCTAGTTTATGGAATCAACACATAGGGATAGGGTAGCTTCCTCCTCAATTATTCTGAGCATCTGGTGGACTGCACCTGCTATCTCGTCTGCTGAATTTAGCCTGCATCCTTCTTCCACCTGCATATGTTTTCCCCATTTTTCATGAttaattgaaatatatatatatatattatttatgctCAATGTTtccttaattttaattacaagacaAACAAACTAAACTAGGAAACATCAACGTTTTTGGAAAAAACATCCTTTTCTACCTATCATTTCCAAAACATTAACGGAATTAGGTCATACCTGGTGGAATTCCCAAAAATACCCTCCCCATTGTAcgttttaataatttattttttccctagaaaacccaaacccaaaaccatgcACTCAAAATTAAACACATCGAACTTTGAACTTTTGGGTTTATTACGGACTCTCTTTGTTATTTCGTTTTCCTTGCCATGagaaattttttgttttccaagaaaaagaaATTTGTGTGTAATGATAAAAATAGCAAGTACTGGGAGCATCTCTAAAGCTGGTTTTTTGCATTGTGAAGTCATCCAATGTAATGTCATTTTCATCTTCACACTTTTGCATGAACACTATATACATGAACAAGTATTTGTTTTTGTGTATAATAATGCAGATGGATGAAAAACAACGGTTGGGATGCAATGCAGGGTTTATCATCCAAGTATTATGAAGAGCACATGCTATCTATCTATCTTACGTACCTTAACACTGATGGAGTAGAGAACCAAAGGGTCCAAGGTGGTGACATTGAGGTGTAGTACGGACATATGAAGTGTTTGAAAACAAGCCACCATTTTCGAGAGCTGAGTGAGCCGTTTATGCGATAGGATCCGGATATTAGCATGCGTTTCGATCAAAGTCACCTCGATGTCTGCAATTGCTGCCTTGCTTTTTGAAGTGTACTTGTTAGGAATTTGAGAGCAAGTGTATTGTGGGTAAGAAAAGAATTGTGAAAATGGAGGGGGAGTTGATGATTCGTTGAAATTATTATTATGTCCTCCCTCgtcttcttgctgttgttgttgttgttgacttAAGATGAACTTTTGAGCTTCAAGAGACTGTAACAGATGTTCAAGCTCCTTCACAAACTCTATGGCACCACCAACTATGGAAGCTTGGTCGCCCTGCAGGTTAAAGAACACAAGGGGTATAAATAATTGTTGAGCAAACCAGAGTTCAGGGATCGAATCAGCTATTTGTTTTATAGGTTTTTTCTTCTGGAAATTAGTACAAGTTTAAATAATTAAGTCAACCATACGAAACTGTAAAACTTTGGCTTGTTATTGTTGTTCATGTTTCTCCTTGGGTCCATATAAGATTAAATGCATTATATCCGACAAATTGACACGAAAAGTGATCTCTAAAAAGAAGAGAAATGCTTTTGGAGATCAAGCACTGTTAATCACAGTGTTTAAGATTTTTGTACCAGGAGAGAGATTGAGAGATATGCCAAGATTTCTGACCGTTTTGACCTTTGGCGTAATCGGTATAAACCAAGTCTTTCAAATCCATGGTTGTCTTGTTCAAGATTCaccgttaaaaaaaaaaatgaattcttTCTAAACTTTGAAAATTGTCAAGATTCAAATTTTAGTAATTTAACTTGAGCACAATCTACATTAAGCATATGCTTTAGTACTTTCGTTactttttaaaatagtttaaaaagaccatatatatatatatgaatctgCATTGCAATCTCTTGCACAATATTTTGGAATTTTTACTGCGACAAAAAGTAGATTGAAAATAAAGCTAagaacttttcaagatcttttgaagataaagaaagaagaaaaaaaaagaatgtgAATTGAAATAATTGAATTTGAGTCGACTATTTTATGGAAATTAAACAGGAAATAATTGAAATCCAAATCCCCATATATCCGAAATGTTCTTTGATTCATTAATCTACAAAAATAAATCAAGGATGAACTGTATCAAAAACCCTATGAATATATTAAAGAGAAAGTGATTAAATAAGTAAAAGAAACTAACCCTTTGGACGTAAGATTCCGGCATGAGAGAACGCAAGACGGCGAGatgctcattcatttgtttccGGCGATTCCTCTCGACGGCAATGTGAGTCATTCTTTGAGTTTCAGCTTCTTCTTTATTCTTGCTAACCCTAggccttcttctcctcttcttcttccctCCTCCTTGTATCCCTAAATTCGGATTGTTGCCGTTGTTATTATTACTGTAGTTCTTCTCTGGGACTTTGCCACCGCAGTACGCTTGCACTGCCATAGACATCTTTGTGGTGGTTGTAGTTAGAGATGAAGTGGAACTCATAATTTCCATGGCAGCAGCAGCACCTGTGAGTTCTTGACACAATTGATTTAGAGGAGGGTTAGGGTTTTCGTTATCAAGATGGTAGAAGAAACTACTACAAGGATTAGTGTTAGTAGTTGTGGTTTCAGAGGAGTCATTGCAGCTAAAAGGGGTTGCAGAGATGGTGTCATAGATTATGAAGTTGAGGAGTTCATTGGAAGAAAGTGTTTCCAAAGCCATGCTCTCTCTCTTTTTGTTATCTAATGTGTGGCAACTTTAGGCTTTTGTGTTTGTTCACATATATCTATTTATATTATATGAGGTAGAGTGGTGTAACCCTATGCTACTATTCAACTCGCTCCTTTTATCTTCTTTAACTTTTTTCTTAGGCTAGATTGACTAGTAATCTATTACATTTACCAATATTAGCCATGAAATTCGTCTGAAcgggttattattattagtattttcAGACCACCAAAAAAACTCTAGCTCGAAGGTGACTAGATGTGTATTAAAGTAAGTGGGGTTATTTTTGGCTCATTAATTAGGGTTAAAATaagttgaaaataatttttttggcTCACTGATCAGcgttaaaataagtaaataataatttattttttgacTAACTGACTAGGGTTTCTCgagtataattttttttagaaaaatggtATGTAGTTTTACTATAATTGTATCGTAACTATAGAATAGTTATCAATTATTAGAGTTCGTCTAAGTGGTTATTATTATTAGAGTTCTTTATTGATTTTTATTATATAGGGTTATCTGTCTAAGCTTATAAACGAAGAAGATTTTTCTTAAATTTTATTGTTGACAATAGTAAGTTAATAGCAAAAAATATAGTTTTCTCTCCAAGTTCCTACGTAATATGGGTTCACCGTCAATCTTTGTTTGCCGCCGTCTACAATTTTATATATTCATCACATTGTGTGTGCTTCCACAATCTTGTAGGGTTCCAATGAGAGCCCTAACTTTCCTCGTGGTTGGGTGTGGTTGACCTCATTTATCTGAATGACCATCTCACTAACTTTGAAAGCTCTACCTTGAATACGTTTGTTGTAGTACTTTTTCGGGCTAGCTTTGACGGATGTGGGTTAGCTCTCGTTTTTCCACAACCGGTTCAAGGTTGTGACATAGGTTTTGGTTGAAGTGTTTTTATTTGAAGTCATGGACTCGTAGTAACCTAAGTGTCAGTTCAAGGGGAGTACAACATTGGTGCCATATACGAGGATAAACGAAGTTTCTTGGGTGCTTACTCATGGGGTTGTCCTGTATGACCAAAAGACAGTGGAAATTCATCGATCCAGATCCCTTTTGCCTTGCCCAGGTGTTTCTTAATACCGATAAAGTGAAGTGTTTTTTGTAATCTACTGATCAGCTTACTAGCCTTTGAATGAACTTTTTGTAAATTGTAATTCATTTTTACCAACCAATGTGTGGCACTATAAATTTGGTAGGAAGTTTTTCCATGTAATTTGATGATGCTCCGGTCGGTTATTGTTGCCAACGGTTCTGCCTCGATCAACTTGGTGAAGTAGTACACCGCCACCGTAATGCCCTGTTTCGAATCATTTCCCATTGCGGGGTAATGATCAAGGAGTGAGTATTAGTAGACTTAGAATCCTTGAAGAATTGATTTTGGACTCATTTGGAGGTGAATGATGTAGTTCGGGTGATCTAGGTATTcaatttgtgttttggagcccaagggtatcgGTAAAGGCGTTGGTTCAGGCCTTtatgaattttatattttatttaggtTGGTTTTTAGGCtaaataaagttgatagaagtgtaggtcTTCTCGTTACCatttcgtggatataaataacatctaAAACGGATAAATGATGCAAAATTATGACCATTTGAAGTTAGAAGGTTTTTGGGCAAAATCAGGTACGTATGGCGTACCAAGTGGTAACACAAGGCGTTCAAAAGGGAAATAGACGTGGGCCAACTTGGGAACGCATGGCGTTAGGGTTTGGTCCCTTTATAAGCATCATTATGGACCGAAACCTTTTCCATTTTTCAACCTCCAACCTCTCTAACCCTAAggacgaaaccctagcctccatttatGCATTTCTTGAGCTTTATGGTGATTTATGAGTGTTTTGATGCTTGAGGAAGAAGAACAAACTTCTTGAAGGGTCGTTGCTtgacttggagcttttggatccaggatttctgcacctagatctatcttctggaggtataaagtctgaaccttaaCAACTCTTTCATGTATATCTAGATAAGTAGTATTGTgttatggttttggtccctttgaggtgGTTCTTGTAAGTAGAAGTCGCTCTATGACCTTTGAGCTTCATATTTGGTCCTTGTTGAGGTTATGGaatcataaagtttggatcttgaaagATAAAAACCTTCCATGCATGATTTTGTAGTCATTTGATGAAGCATGggacttagggttttgatttgggtcccattgagttatgctaagtcataaagttggaaactttatgacttaagaagtccctttgaatcag includes:
- the LOC111884120 gene encoding transcription factor bHLH71, with the translated sequence MALETLSSNELLNFIIYDTISATPFSCNDSSETTTTNTNPCSSFFYHLDNENPNPPLNQLCQELTGAAAAMEIMSSTSSLTTTTTKMSMAVQAYCGGKVPEKNYSNNNNGNNPNLGIQGGGKKKRRRRPRVSKNKEEAETQRMTHIAVERNRRKQMNEHLAVLRSLMPESYVQRGDQASIVGGAIEFVKELEHLLQSLEAQKFILSQQQQQQQEDEGGHNNNFNESSTPPPFSQFFSYPQYTCSQIPNKYTSKSKAAIADIEVTLIETHANIRILSHKRLTQLSKMVACFQTLHMSVLHLNVTTLDPLVLYSISVKVEEGCRLNSADEIAGAVHQMLRIIEEEATLSLCVDSIN